In the Pseudomonas sp. ADAK2 genome, one interval contains:
- a CDS encoding helix-turn-helix transcriptional regulator, with protein MTLSLDDIAWHRSVGQLIDALDKPNFWTQLVRLLDQYVDFDSWVVLLFSADQHPQVFAECPGEDGSPDQLFQDYLRGLYLLDPFYIACREQSRTGLYRLSEVAPEHFELTEYYQRYFRLNVVADEIQFNCQLEGDRTLCLSLGSKQRFSGQQIALLSLIQPWVLGLLRQRLPYEINEVVALAPAPPQVDWRVQLEASVQQLKGAQLTARELDVGRLMLSGCSSKEIARKLEISVETVKVHKKHMYSKLGIKSQSELFSIFLQAQNA; from the coding sequence ATGACTCTCTCGCTGGATGACATCGCCTGGCACCGTTCGGTGGGGCAACTGATCGACGCCCTCGACAAGCCGAACTTCTGGACGCAACTGGTCCGGTTGCTGGATCAGTACGTGGATTTCGACAGCTGGGTGGTGCTGCTTTTCAGCGCCGACCAGCACCCGCAGGTGTTCGCCGAATGCCCTGGCGAGGACGGCAGCCCCGATCAACTGTTCCAGGATTACCTGCGCGGCTTGTACCTGCTGGACCCGTTCTACATCGCCTGCCGCGAACAGTCGCGCACCGGGCTCTATCGCCTGTCGGAAGTGGCGCCGGAGCACTTCGAGCTGACCGAGTATTACCAGCGCTACTTTCGTCTGAATGTGGTGGCCGACGAAATCCAGTTCAATTGCCAGCTCGAAGGCGACCGTACGCTGTGCCTGTCGTTGGGCAGCAAGCAGCGTTTCAGCGGCCAGCAGATCGCCTTGCTGTCGCTGATCCAGCCGTGGGTGCTCGGCCTGTTGCGCCAGCGCCTGCCCTATGAAATCAACGAAGTCGTGGCCCTGGCCCCCGCGCCGCCGCAGGTCGACTGGCGGGTGCAGCTGGAAGCCTCGGTGCAGCAACTCAAAGGCGCGCAACTGACCGCCCGGGAACTGGATGTCGGGCGTTTGATGCTCAGCGGTTGCTCCAGCAAAGAAATCGCCCGTAAGCTGGAAATCTCCGTAGAAACCGTGAAAGTCCATAAGAAACACATGTACAGCAAGCTGGGGATCAAGTCCCAGTCGGAGCTGTTTTCGATATTCCTGCAGGCGCAAAACGCCTGA
- a CDS encoding carbon-nitrogen hydrolase family protein: MKVELAQLAGRDNDTAYNLERALAAIAGCAADTQLIMFPEGHLMGFASEETVAQVAEPLDGPTVSAVIAAARERKIAVVVGMAENDNGRFYNTTLLITPEGIALRYRKTHLWASDRGVYEPGDRYATCLWNGVRVGLLICYDIEFPETARALAQLGAEVLLVTNGNMDPYGPTHRTAIMARAQENQAFALMVNRVEAGDGGLLFAGGSALVDPLGTLLFEAGREEGQFAVELDLNRLAAARQDYRYLDDQRLKLPGEIVEHANGLRELLIPGK, translated from the coding sequence ATGAAGGTCGAACTCGCCCAATTGGCGGGCCGTGACAATGACACGGCTTACAACCTCGAACGCGCCCTGGCTGCGATTGCCGGCTGCGCCGCCGACACTCAACTGATCATGTTCCCGGAAGGCCACTTGATGGGCTTTGCGTCGGAAGAGACCGTGGCCCAGGTCGCCGAGCCGCTGGACGGCCCGACCGTCAGCGCCGTGATCGCCGCCGCCCGCGAACGCAAGATCGCGGTGGTGGTGGGCATGGCCGAGAACGACAACGGCCGTTTCTACAACACCACGCTGCTGATTACTCCCGAAGGCATTGCCCTGCGTTATCGCAAGACGCATTTGTGGGCCTCGGATCGCGGCGTCTACGAACCCGGTGATCGTTATGCCACCTGTCTGTGGAACGGTGTGCGGGTCGGCCTGCTGATTTGCTACGACATCGAATTCCCCGAAACCGCCCGCGCCCTGGCGCAACTGGGCGCTGAAGTGCTGCTGGTGACCAACGGCAACATGGACCCGTACGGCCCGACTCACCGCACCGCGATCATGGCCCGCGCCCAGGAAAACCAGGCGTTTGCGCTGATGGTCAACCGGGTGGAAGCAGGCGATGGCGGCTTGTTGTTTGCCGGCGGCAGTGCGCTGGTGGATCCGCTGGGTACGTTGCTGTTCGAAGCCGGGCGCGAGGAGGGGCAGTTTGCGGTGGAGCTGGACCTGAACCGGTTGGCGGCGGCGCGGCAGGATTATCGGTATCTGGATGATCAGCGGCTGAAGTTGCCGGGGGAGATTGTTGAGCATGCCAATGGATTGCGGGAGTTGCTGATTCCAGGGAAGTAA
- a CDS encoding APC family permease has protein sequence MARLQRTLSLGSVVLFGIAYMTPIIVLGTFGILAQSTAGMVPAAYLAALVAMFFTAMSYGRMAAAFPVAGSAYSYVRKAISPKLGFIAGWAVLLDYLFLPMAIWLIGAAYLNSAFPAVPQWIWVLAFIGITSAINIVGLKLANGINALLMLVQFLVLIAFVALCIHYIGGDASTPLWTVKPFFNGDMHLPLIMSGAAIACYSFLGFDAVSTLTEETRDPRRTIPRAIMLITLIGGLIFVGVSYFVQIAHPSFQFDSVDSAAYEIARNIGGDLFVSIFLIGLIVGQFASGLSAQASGSRLLFAMGRDGVLPKSFFGTLHEKFGTPVNSILLCAVVALLALKLDVTTSTSFINFGAFLAFSLVNLSVIFHYWIGGEKKGPRELVLFLVFPFIGLVADLWLMVSLDHLAIYLGLSWLAIGVVYLAVLTGGFRRQPPEMDFQEAT, from the coding sequence ATGGCTCGTTTACAACGCACCCTGTCATTGGGTTCGGTGGTGCTGTTCGGCATCGCCTACATGACGCCGATCATTGTGCTCGGCACCTTTGGCATCCTCGCTCAATCCACCGCGGGCATGGTCCCGGCCGCTTACCTGGCGGCGCTGGTGGCGATGTTCTTCACCGCCATGAGCTACGGGCGCATGGCCGCCGCGTTTCCGGTCGCCGGCTCGGCCTACAGCTATGTGCGCAAAGCCATCAGCCCGAAACTCGGGTTCATCGCCGGTTGGGCGGTGCTGCTCGATTACCTGTTCCTGCCGATGGCGATCTGGCTGATCGGCGCGGCTTACCTCAACTCCGCGTTCCCGGCCGTGCCGCAGTGGATCTGGGTGCTGGCGTTCATCGGCATCACCAGCGCGATCAATATCGTCGGCCTGAAACTGGCCAACGGCATCAATGCCTTGCTGATGCTGGTGCAATTCCTGGTACTGATCGCCTTCGTCGCGCTGTGCATCCACTACATCGGCGGCGATGCGAGCACACCGTTGTGGACAGTCAAACCGTTCTTCAACGGCGACATGCACCTGCCGCTGATCATGAGCGGCGCGGCCATCGCCTGTTACTCGTTCCTGGGCTTTGATGCGGTCAGCACCCTGACCGAGGAAACCCGCGACCCGCGCCGCACCATTCCCCGGGCGATTATGCTGATTACCCTGATCGGCGGTCTGATTTTTGTCGGCGTGTCGTACTTCGTGCAGATCGCCCACCCGTCGTTCCAGTTCGACAGTGTCGACTCGGCGGCTTATGAAATTGCCCGCAACATTGGCGGCGACCTGTTCGTCTCAATCTTCCTCATCGGCCTGATCGTCGGTCAATTCGCGTCGGGGCTGTCGGCCCAGGCCAGTGGTTCGCGGTTGCTCTTTGCCATGGGCCGCGACGGCGTGTTGCCCAAGTCGTTCTTTGGCACCTTGCATGAGAAATTCGGCACGCCGGTCAACAGCATCCTGTTGTGCGCGGTGGTGGCGTTGCTCGCCCTGAAACTGGACGTGACCACCTCGACCTCGTTCATCAACTTCGGCGCCTTCCTGGCCTTCAGCCTGGTGAACCTGTCGGTGATCTTCCATTACTGGATCGGCGGCGAGAAGAAAGGCCCGCGTGAGCTAGTGCTGTTCCTGGTGTTCCCGTTCATTGGCCTGGTCGCGGACCTGTGGCTGATGGTCAGCCTCGATCACCTGGCGATTTACCTGGGCCTGAGCTGGCTGGCGATTGGCGTGGTGTACCTGGCGGTGCTGACGGGCGGGTTCCGTCGCCAGCCGCCGGAGATGGATTTCCAGGAAGCCACCTGA
- a CDS encoding ATP-binding protein, with translation MKELSNRRILLIDDTPSIHVDFRKILTPNPVQHVELDEMEAALFGAEAKSASALFELDSAFGGQEGLGKLKFAMKENRPYAMAFVDMRMPDGWDGAQTIEHLWQEDPRLQVVVCTAYSDYSWDELLDRLQAHDRLLILKKPFDNIEVQQMANTLLTKWDMTERASVQMHHLEHLVDQRTTQFKQASEALQREIDERKQLESQLVQSEKLASLGQLAAGVAHEINNPIGFISSNLGCLEGYFKQLQEMLDAYRSAEEAITSTEVMERLGVLRERIELEFLREDIPLLIKESKDGISRVGQIVKDLKDFSRVDSNQEWQWANLQQGIDSTLNIVANELKYKADVVKAYQVLPEIECLPSQINQVIMNLIVNASQAIGAERGTITLSTGLAGETVWIEVADTGSGIEPQTLQKIFDPFFTTKPIGQGTGLGLSLSYGIVKKHHGDISVRSVVGTGTTFRVELPVRQTKLAS, from the coding sequence ATGAAAGAACTTTCGAATCGACGCATTTTGTTGATCGATGACACACCGTCCATTCATGTCGACTTTCGCAAGATCCTCACCCCGAACCCTGTGCAACACGTGGAACTGGATGAGATGGAGGCCGCGCTGTTCGGCGCTGAAGCCAAATCCGCCAGCGCATTGTTCGAACTGGACTCGGCCTTCGGCGGCCAGGAAGGCCTGGGCAAACTCAAATTCGCCATGAAGGAAAACCGTCCCTACGCCATGGCGTTCGTCGACATGCGCATGCCCGATGGCTGGGACGGCGCGCAGACCATCGAACACTTGTGGCAGGAAGACCCGCGCCTGCAAGTGGTGGTGTGCACCGCCTATTCCGATTACTCGTGGGATGAACTGCTCGACCGTTTGCAGGCCCATGACCGGCTGCTGATCCTGAAAAAGCCGTTCGACAATATTGAAGTACAGCAGATGGCCAATACCCTGCTGACCAAATGGGACATGACCGAACGCGCCTCGGTCCAGATGCACCACCTGGAGCACCTGGTGGACCAGCGCACGACGCAGTTCAAACAGGCCAGCGAAGCCTTGCAGCGGGAAATCGACGAGCGCAAACAGCTTGAATCGCAACTGGTGCAATCGGAAAAACTCGCCTCGCTGGGGCAGCTGGCGGCCGGCGTCGCCCATGAAATCAACAACCCCATCGGCTTCATTTCCTCCAACCTCGGTTGCCTGGAAGGCTACTTCAAGCAACTGCAGGAAATGCTCGACGCCTACCGCAGTGCCGAAGAGGCGATTACCTCAACCGAGGTGATGGAGCGCCTGGGCGTGCTGCGCGAACGCATCGAGCTGGAGTTCCTGCGCGAAGACATTCCGCTGCTGATCAAGGAGTCCAAGGACGGCATCAGCCGGGTCGGGCAGATCGTCAAGGATCTGAAGGATTTCTCCCGGGTCGACTCCAACCAGGAATGGCAGTGGGCCAATCTGCAACAGGGCATCGACTCGACCCTGAACATCGTCGCCAACGAACTCAAGTACAAGGCCGACGTGGTGAAGGCCTATCAGGTGCTGCCGGAAATCGAGTGCCTGCCGTCGCAAATCAACCAGGTGATCATGAACCTGATCGTCAACGCCTCCCAGGCCATCGGGGCGGAACGCGGCACCATCACCCTGAGCACCGGGCTGGCGGGGGAAACCGTGTGGATCGAAGTCGCCGACACCGGCTCGGGCATCGAGCCGCAGACGTTGCAGAAAATCTTCGACCCGTTCTTCACCACCAAGCCGATTGGCCAGGGCACCGGGCTGGGGTTGTCACTGTCGTACGGGATCGTGAAAAAGCATCACGGGGATATTTCGGTGCGCAGCGTCGTCGGGACGGGCACGACGTTCCGCGTCGAACTGCCAGTGCGCCAGACCAAACTGGCGAGCTGA
- a CDS encoding DAHL domain-containing protein, giving the protein MRMSRRRSMVLLSLIALGLASTLLFLYLKSSSDQTSTYTESRDVITRMKQLNAQWETEILKARVAISHNYDPLVSPLTEMTQLWERFDSMESNHGRNDSPAWNKSHDAYLAAIQEKTRLVEQFKSHNAVLRNSLAFLPTAEDDIQQPLTQVTDGDQLQLHNIATDTYDLVLSALEFAQVTSDDKAADILLGLNKMGVNKLRLPEPFHSPVDILNNHIALILREQPIVNRLLENIEAIPVAERLDDITNLLNEDQQQSDAVYQRYHFYMLVFSVLLVLVLVYLAIRLMRSYTEISRVNKALQTANDDLELRVEERTRELRDTQSELLDTARQAGMAEIATNVLHNVGNVLNSVNISADLVTRKLRSSKALGLGKAMQLINEHPADLGSFLSEDAKGKLLPGYLNQLVDAIALEQQGMTDELAQLTKSVDHIKDIVATQQSYAGANSLMEPLHISELLEDALRMNSGALTRHHVTVVKEYSDVPRVMGDKHRLLLILINLISNAKYAMSDLSDRPRQMTLGVKIVDDTILQVSVKDDGEGIPEENMTRIFAHGFTTRKEGHGFGLHSCALAAIEMNGHLTAHSDGPGKGAQFTLQIPLKTVAGDA; this is encoded by the coding sequence ATGAGAATGTCCCGCCGTCGCAGCATGGTACTGCTCAGCCTGATAGCCCTGGGCCTGGCCTCGACGCTGCTGTTCCTGTACCTCAAATCCAGCTCTGACCAGACCTCGACCTACACCGAATCCCGGGACGTGATTACCCGGATGAAACAACTCAACGCGCAGTGGGAAACCGAGATCCTCAAGGCCCGGGTCGCCATCAGTCACAACTACGATCCGCTGGTCTCGCCCCTGACCGAGATGACCCAGCTGTGGGAGCGGTTCGACAGCATGGAGTCGAACCATGGCCGCAACGACTCGCCTGCCTGGAACAAAAGCCATGACGCCTACCTGGCCGCCATCCAGGAAAAAACCCGCCTGGTGGAACAGTTCAAGTCCCACAACGCGGTGCTGCGCAACTCCCTGGCGTTTTTACCGACCGCCGAGGACGACATCCAGCAACCCCTGACCCAAGTGACCGATGGCGACCAACTGCAACTGCACAACATCGCCACCGACACCTACGACCTGGTGCTCAGTGCCCTGGAGTTCGCTCAGGTCACCTCTGACGACAAGGCCGCGGATATCCTGTTGGGCCTGAATAAAATGGGGGTGAACAAACTGCGGCTGCCGGAGCCTTTCCACAGCCCCGTCGATATTCTGAACAACCACATTGCGCTGATCCTGCGCGAACAACCGATCGTCAACCGCCTGCTGGAAAACATCGAAGCCATCCCCGTCGCCGAACGCCTGGACGACATCACCAACCTGCTGAACGAAGATCAGCAGCAGTCCGATGCGGTCTATCAGCGCTACCACTTCTACATGCTGGTGTTTTCGGTGCTGCTGGTGCTGGTGCTGGTGTATCTGGCGATCCGGCTGATGCGCAGTTACACCGAGATCAGCCGCGTCAACAAAGCGCTGCAAACGGCTAACGATGACCTGGAACTACGGGTTGAAGAGCGCACCCGGGAACTGCGCGATACCCAGAGCGAACTGCTCGACACCGCGCGCCAGGCCGGCATGGCCGAGATCGCCACCAACGTGTTGCACAACGTCGGCAATGTGCTCAACAGCGTGAACATTTCCGCTGATCTGGTTACCCGCAAACTGCGCAGCAGCAAGGCTTTGGGGCTGGGCAAGGCGATGCAACTGATCAACGAACATCCCGCAGACCTGGGCAGTTTTCTCAGCGAGGACGCCAAGGGCAAATTACTGCCCGGCTACCTCAATCAACTGGTGGACGCGATTGCCCTCGAACAACAGGGCATGACCGACGAACTGGCCCAACTGACTAAAAGCGTCGACCACATCAAGGACATCGTCGCCACCCAGCAATCCTACGCGGGCGCCAACAGCCTGATGGAACCGCTGCACATCAGCGAATTGCTGGAGGACGCCCTGCGCATGAACTCCGGCGCCCTGACCCGACACCACGTCACGGTGGTCAAGGAGTACAGCGACGTACCCCGGGTCATGGGCGACAAGCACCGCTTGCTGCTGATCCTGATCAACCTGATCAGCAACGCCAAATACGCGATGTCCGATCTCAGCGACCGTCCTCGGCAGATGACCCTTGGGGTGAAAATCGTCGACGACACGATTCTGCAAGTCAGCGTCAAGGATGACGGCGAAGGCATCCCCGAGGAAAACATGACGCGAATCTTTGCCCACGGGTTTACCACCCGCAAGGAGGGCCATGGTTTCGGCCTGCACAGTTGTGCCCTGGCCGCCATCGAGATGAACGGCCACCTCACCGCCCATAGCGACGGGCCAGGCAAAGGTGCACAGTTCACGCTGCAGATTCCTTTGAAAACCGTAGCAGGTGACGCATGA
- a CDS encoding cytochrome-c peroxidase: MSPSPAFALAVFVLAISLTASGAPLDEPLKPLPAVPQQNPLRVELGRQLFNEPRLSVNNSLSCAGCHRLESGGADNKPFSIGFNGHPVAVNTPSVFNATLNFRQFWNGRVGTLETQVHEVVQSPAEMGSNWEHVVQTLSADPIYKAAFANAYPDGVTMGNVQNALATYERTLLSANSRFDQYLQGNTDILTLDEKYGYQRFKDYGCITCHQGVNIGGNMFQKFGVMGDYFQTRGNPTESDLGRYLVTKDEEDRNVFKVPSLRNVAVTAPYFHDASATTLEEAVDVMFTFQLGRVPSDEDKALIILFLKTLTGEWEGKPL; the protein is encoded by the coding sequence ATGTCGCCCTCCCCTGCCTTTGCACTCGCGGTGTTTGTATTGGCGATCAGCCTGACCGCCAGCGGCGCACCGCTGGACGAACCGCTTAAACCGTTACCCGCCGTGCCACAACAGAATCCCCTGCGGGTCGAACTCGGTCGCCAGTTGTTCAATGAGCCACGGTTGTCGGTCAACAACAGCCTGTCCTGCGCCGGTTGCCATCGACTGGAAAGCGGCGGTGCCGACAACAAGCCGTTTTCCATTGGGTTCAACGGCCACCCGGTGGCCGTTAATACCCCTAGCGTGTTCAACGCCACCCTGAACTTCCGGCAGTTTTGGAATGGCCGGGTCGGCACCCTGGAAACCCAGGTCCACGAAGTGGTGCAGAGCCCCGCCGAAATGGGCAGCAACTGGGAACACGTGGTGCAGACGCTGAGCGCCGACCCTATCTATAAAGCCGCGTTCGCCAACGCCTACCCGGACGGCGTGACCATGGGCAATGTGCAAAATGCCCTGGCCACCTACGAGCGCACGCTGCTCAGTGCCAACTCGCGCTTTGATCAATACCTGCAAGGCAATACCGACATTCTGACGCTCGATGAAAAGTACGGTTATCAGCGCTTCAAGGACTACGGCTGCATTACCTGCCACCAAGGGGTGAACATCGGCGGCAACATGTTCCAGAAATTCGGGGTCATGGGCGATTACTTCCAGACACGGGGCAACCCCACCGAATCCGACCTGGGACGCTACCTGGTGACCAAGGATGAAGAGGACCGCAACGTGTTCAAGGTCCCGAGCCTGCGCAACGTCGCCGTGACCGCGCCGTATTTCCATGACGCCTCGGCAACAACCCTCGAAGAGGCGGTGGATGTGATGTTCACGTTCCAGCTCGGGCGCGTGCCTTCGGACGAAGACAAGGCCCTGATCATCCTGTTCCTCAAGACTCTGACCGGTGAATGGGAGGGCAAGCCTTTATGA
- a CDS encoding putative bifunctional diguanylate cyclase/phosphodiesterase produces MKAPFVRTNRRILIIDDTPSIHLDFRKILDPDAEEEQTLAGTEEALFGTLQPDRLTFQLDSAYQGQEALDLVKRARAEGRPYALAFTDMRMPPGWDGLETIEQLWKADPSLQIALCTAYSDYSWEAMAERLEFGDQLLVLKKPFDSLEIRQMASALTWKWQMAQDAAMKVLSLEQTIEARVHELLKVSHLLQYDILTELPNSTLLGDRLNQSLALSRRHDKQLAVMFLGLDRFKRINNALGHPAGDEMLKRVGQSLVATVRESDSVFRYGSDEFVVILADVRHPQQTKGIAEKLLNAIRAPQHIAGHDLSVTASLGISIYPEDGLDAIVLIKKAETAMRNVKENGPNDFSFFIDEMNQRAREQQSIESGIRLALERNEFVLHYQPKIDLSSGQVVGAEALIRWKKPGQGWVYPSDFIAVAEDSGLIVPLTKWVMAQACRQACIWKTAGLPKICISVNVSAIDFRQRDFVESIELILKQTGMDPTLLELEITEGVLMQNVDATVTALNRIKALGVRLAIDDFGTGYSSLSYLRRFPIDVLKIDQSFIRGLSRDSSDAALVSAIISLGKSLKLTVIAEGIETLEQLDFLKAHHCEEGQGYYFSKAVAPDAFAHYLMLVKPLPSAQT; encoded by the coding sequence ATGAAGGCCCCCTTCGTACGGACCAACCGGCGCATCCTGATCATTGACGACACACCGTCGATTCATCTGGATTTTCGCAAGATCCTCGACCCCGACGCGGAAGAGGAACAGACACTGGCCGGCACCGAAGAAGCGCTGTTCGGCACCCTGCAACCGGACCGGCTGACTTTTCAGCTCGACTCCGCCTACCAGGGCCAGGAAGCCCTGGACCTGGTCAAGCGCGCCCGGGCCGAAGGTCGCCCCTATGCGCTGGCCTTCACCGACATGCGCATGCCACCGGGCTGGGACGGCCTGGAAACCATCGAACAACTGTGGAAAGCCGATCCGAGCCTGCAAATCGCCTTGTGCACCGCGTATTCGGATTACAGCTGGGAAGCCATGGCCGAACGGCTGGAATTCGGCGACCAGTTGTTGGTGCTGAAAAAGCCCTTCGACAGCCTGGAAATCCGCCAGATGGCCAGTGCCCTGACCTGGAAATGGCAGATGGCCCAGGACGCGGCAATGAAAGTCCTGAGCCTGGAGCAGACCATCGAGGCTCGGGTGCATGAGCTGCTCAAGGTCTCGCACCTGTTGCAGTACGACATCCTCACCGAGTTGCCCAATAGCACGTTGCTGGGCGATCGGCTGAACCAATCCCTGGCCCTGTCCCGGCGTCATGACAAACAACTGGCGGTGATGTTTCTCGGGCTCGACCGCTTCAAGCGCATCAACAATGCCCTGGGGCATCCGGCCGGCGACGAAATGCTCAAGCGTGTCGGCCAGAGCCTGGTGGCGACGGTGCGGGAATCCGACTCGGTGTTTCGCTACGGCTCCGACGAGTTCGTGGTGATCCTGGCCGACGTGCGCCACCCGCAGCAGACCAAGGGCATCGCCGAAAAACTGTTGAATGCCATCCGCGCGCCGCAACACATCGCCGGCCACGACCTGAGCGTGACCGCCAGCCTGGGGATCAGCATTTACCCCGAGGATGGCCTCGACGCCATCGTGCTGATCAAGAAAGCCGAAACGGCGATGCGCAACGTCAAGGAAAACGGCCCGAACGATTTCAGCTTTTTCATCGACGAAATGAACCAGCGCGCCCGGGAGCAGCAGAGCATCGAGTCGGGGATTCGCCTGGCCCTGGAACGCAATGAATTTGTCCTGCACTACCAGCCGAAAATCGACTTGAGCAGTGGTCAGGTGGTGGGCGCCGAAGCACTGATCCGCTGGAAAAAACCGGGGCAAGGCTGGGTCTATCCATCGGACTTTATCGCGGTGGCCGAAGACAGCGGCCTGATTGTGCCGCTGACCAAATGGGTGATGGCTCAGGCCTGTCGCCAGGCGTGTATCTGGAAGACCGCCGGGCTGCCGAAAATCTGCATCTCGGTGAACGTCTCGGCCATCGACTTCCGGCAGCGCGACTTTGTCGAGAGCATCGAGTTGATCCTCAAGCAGACCGGGATGGACCCGACCTTGCTCGAACTGGAGATCACCGAAGGCGTGTTGATGCAGAACGTCGATGCCACCGTGACCGCGCTGAACCGGATCAAGGCCCTGGGCGTGCGCCTGGCCATCGATGACTTCGGCACCGGTTATTCCAGCCTCAGTTACCTGCGCCGGTTTCCCATTGATGTGCTGAAAATCGACCAGTCGTTCATTCGTGGCCTGAGCCGTGACAGCAGCGACGCCGCCCTGGTCAGCGCCATCATCAGCCTGGGCAAGAGCCTCAAGCTGACCGTCATCGCCGAAGGCATCGAAACCCTCGAACAGCTGGATTTCCTCAAGGCCCACCATTGCGAGGAAGGCCAGGGTTACTACTTCAGCAAAGCCGTGGCGCCGGATGCTTTTGCGCATTATCTGATGTTGGTGAAGCCGCTGCCTTCAGCCCAGACATGA